The sequence below is a genomic window from Actinokineospora baliensis.
GGGTGGCGTGCGCGGTGGTGGTCGACGCGAGTGGGCCGCGGCGGGTGGTGTCGGGTGGGCCGCCGCGCGGGGTGCGCGTGGAGCAGACGGCCTATGGGGTTGTGGTTCCTTCGGCCGCCGCCGACGGGATTGTCCGATCGGGTGACGCGATCTTGATGGGGTGGGACCGCCCGCCGACCTTCTTGTACGCCGTCGGGGTGTCGTCCGACCGGGTGTTGCTGGAGGAGACGTCACTGGCGGCCAGACCCGGGGTCGGGTGGGACGTCCTGCGGCGACGACTGCACCAGCGGCTCGAGAACGAGCCCGCCGCGCTGGCGGTCGAACGGGTGCGGTTCCCGGTGGACCTGCCCGCGACGCCGTTGTGGCACCGGGGTTCGGTTCCGTTCGGCGCCGCGGCGGGGATGGTGCACCCGGCGACCGGCTACAGCGTGGGTGACGCGCTGGCGCTCGCACCGGTCGTGGCCGACGCGATCGGCGACGCGTGGCCCCGGGGCCCGGTCGCGGCGGCCGCAGCCGGGCGGGCGGCGGTGTGGTCCGCACGGGCTCGGGTCGTGCACGCGATGCGGCTGCACGGATTGCGCGCTCTGCTCACCCTCCCCCCGGACCGCCTGCCCGAGTTCTTCGACGCCTTCTTCGCACTGCCGCCCGACCTGCGGAAGGCGTACCTGAGCGGCCGGGAGGACGTCGCCGGGACGGCCGGGGCGATGGCGGCCGTGTTCCGCACGACCCGGTGGGAGATTCGCCGGAAATTGGTCCTATCGCGGTATTGACTACCCGGATGACCGCCGCTCGGCCGGGTTTCATTCTTCCGGGTACAGCTGGGTGAACAGATGGTGACCAACTATCCCCTGAGCTGGTGGGCCAGGCACGATGTCAGGGTGACCGTCGCGCCGGACGTCAGGTTCGCCTTCCAGCCGCTGCTCAGCACCCGTACCGGTGAGCCGATAGCCGTCGAGGCCCTGGCCCGACCGCGCACCGGGAACGTCTACGACCTGCTCCGCGCCGCGGGCAAGGCGGGCAGGCTGGTGCAGACCGACATCTCACTGGCCAGCCGGGCCGTGCTCGCCAGCGTGCGGCAAGACCCGCCACTGCCGCTGCACGTCAACATCGTCGCCGCCACCGCGACCGCGCCGCAGGAGCTGCTGCGGTTCCTGCGGCCCTCGCTCAGCCAGACCGGGCGCAAGCCGCGCGACATCGTCCTGGAGGTCACGCCGCCGTTCAGCCGGGTGCACCGGGCTGAACTGATCCGCGGGCTCGCGGTGCTGCGCGAAGCCGGGTACGGGATCGCGTTCGACTCCCTCGGCGACGGCGACCTGCCGCTGTCGCTGCTCACCGACGTCGGACCGGACCTGATCAAGCTCGACGCGCACCTGGTCGCCGGGTTGCCCGACGACGCCGCGTGCCTGGCGGTGGTCGAGTGCCTGGCGCAGTACTGCACCCGCACCGGCACCCGGCTCGCCGCGGTGGGCGTGGAGTCCGAGGAGCAGCTAATGTGCCTCAACCGCGTGGGGGTGCGGTTGGCGCAGGGGAACCTGCTCGCCGGGGCGAGCCAGGAGGGCGGGATCGCGCTCCCGCTGCCCCGGCCGGTCGCCGAGATCATCGAGTTGAACGCGACCACCGGCGCCGCGCCGATCCCGGTGGTGTCGGACTACCTGCGGCCCGCGACCACGATGGCGCAGGACGCGATCGCCGAGGAGGTCCGCGACACCTTCGCCGAGAGCCCCACGAT
It includes:
- a CDS encoding lycopene cyclase family protein, with the protein product MRRADVVVVGGGPAGWAIADACGRAGLGVVVIAPGGKRVWAATFGVWADQLPGRFPGFASARVLGNGRELGREYVVLDNAAVCAELWAGPAEALDDEVVEARFGRRGATLLLGSGRRVACAVVVDASGPRRVVSGGPPRGVRVEQTAYGVVVPSAAADGIVRSGDAILMGWDRPPTFLYAVGVSSDRVLLEETSLAARPGVGWDVLRRRLHQRLENEPAALAVERVRFPVDLPATPLWHRGSVPFGAAAGMVHPATGYSVGDALALAPVVADAIGDAWPRGPVAAAAAGRAAVWSARARVVHAMRLHGLRALLTLPPDRLPEFFDAFFALPPDLRKAYLSGREDVAGTAGAMAAVFRTTRWEIRRKLVLSRY
- a CDS encoding GGDEF domain-containing protein; the encoded protein is MTVAPDVRFAFQPLLSTRTGEPIAVEALARPRTGNVYDLLRAAGKAGRLVQTDISLASRAVLASVRQDPPLPLHVNIVAATATAPQELLRFLRPSLSQTGRKPRDIVLEVTPPFSRVHRAELIRGLAVLREAGYGIAFDSLGDGDLPLSLLTDVGPDLIKLDAHLVAGLPDDAACLAVVECLAQYCTRTGTRLAAVGVESEEQLMCLNRVGVRLAQGNLLAGASQEGGIALPLPRPVAEIIELNATTGAAPIPVVSDYLRPATTMAQDAIAEEVRDTFAESPTISGIVLVDAEGRPVSTLPRSRFLLAVTGMYGHALNAKKPAVRHGDIPRTIRADATCLQLLDLVGDTDWDRHGDEVVVVDADRVCIGVVRLSEVVRGVAEAKIEQAAALNPLTRLPGSDVVDRDIDRRIHNAEMFVVAWLDVDSFKLVNDTVGFAAGDDLIRHIGRELADAERDLPSTRVAHVGGDDFLVVTDLDEITALAARLVDRQWTTEGMSVSVSLASLVCAVGSVHSYREASRLLAPLKKRAKSVPGSSWVLGRPGSDRVEVLRGSRPAHARVS